The following are encoded together in the Thermomonas brevis genome:
- a CDS encoding AGE family epimerase/isomerase produces the protein MNLPATPMPDFRSPAVLRAHIADTLAFYHPRCIDPAGGFFHYFKDDGTVYDAGHRHLVSSTRFVFNYAMAYRAFGNPEYLDAVKHGLHYLRDVHRNPATGGYAWTLRDGRVEDDMNHCYGVAFVLLAYSCGLKVGIEDARGWMDETWQLLERHFWEPQHGLYRDEADAQWNFTGYRGQNANMHMCEAMLAAFEASGEQRYLQRALQLADNMTRRQAAKAGGLVWEHYDRDWNIDWNYNLDNPKHLFRPWGFQPGHQTEWAKLLLILDRHVDADWLVPTARQLFDTAVARSWDEARGGLYYGFAPEVRRQPGMDGAPIGGDSFVCDDDKYFWVQAESLAVAALLAHRTGDAAYWQQYDRLWAYVWRHMVDHQYGAWFRILDADNRKYDDEKSPAGKTDYHTMGACYEVLNVVG, from the coding sequence CTGCATCGATCCCGCCGGCGGCTTCTTCCACTACTTCAAGGACGACGGCACGGTCTACGACGCCGGCCATCGCCACCTCGTCAGCAGCACGCGCTTCGTCTTCAACTACGCGATGGCGTACCGCGCGTTCGGCAATCCCGAGTATCTGGATGCGGTGAAGCACGGCCTGCACTACCTGCGCGACGTGCACCGCAATCCCGCCACCGGCGGCTATGCGTGGACGCTGCGCGACGGCCGGGTCGAGGACGACATGAACCACTGCTACGGCGTGGCCTTCGTGCTGCTGGCCTATTCCTGCGGCCTGAAGGTCGGCATCGAGGACGCGCGCGGCTGGATGGACGAGACTTGGCAGCTGCTGGAGCGCCACTTCTGGGAACCGCAGCACGGCCTGTACCGCGACGAGGCCGACGCGCAGTGGAACTTCACCGGCTATCGCGGCCAGAACGCCAACATGCACATGTGCGAGGCGATGCTGGCGGCGTTCGAGGCCAGCGGCGAGCAACGCTACCTGCAACGCGCGCTGCAACTGGCCGACAACATGACCCGCCGGCAGGCGGCCAAGGCCGGCGGACTGGTGTGGGAGCACTACGACCGCGACTGGAACATCGACTGGAACTACAACCTCGACAACCCCAAGCACCTGTTCCGCCCTTGGGGCTTCCAGCCCGGCCACCAGACCGAATGGGCCAAGCTGCTGCTGATCCTCGACCGCCACGTCGATGCCGACTGGCTGGTGCCGACCGCGCGGCAGCTGTTCGACACGGCGGTCGCGCGCTCGTGGGACGAGGCGCGCGGCGGGCTGTACTACGGCTTCGCGCCGGAAGTGCGCCGCCAGCCCGGCATGGACGGCGCACCCATCGGCGGCGACAGCTTCGTCTGCGACGACGACAAGTATTTCTGGGTGCAGGCCGAATCGCTGGCCGTCGCCGCGCTGCTCGCGCACCGCACCGGCGATGCCGCGTACTGGCAGCAGTACGACAGGCTGTGGGCGTATGTGTGGCGACACATGGTCGATCACCAGTACGGCGCGTGGTTCCGCATCCTCGACGCCGACAACCGCAAGTACGACGACGAGAAGAGTCCGGCCGGCAAGACCGATTACCACACGATGGGCGCCTGC